The following proteins are encoded in a genomic region of Tenebrio molitor chromosome 7, icTenMoli1.1, whole genome shotgun sequence:
- the LOC138134874 gene encoding uncharacterized protein isoform X1, with amino-acid sequence MDLSQASTSQKQTPENVDGRRCPRCGKRFATISSMNRHVRIIHQEAAAMEKKKIHVLCPSVDCRELMFQTFNDLSKHIEEFHKVCLQKLVFSFSSQQQYEEWVKLEKIDSNYALIRTRHEQHYKQKEYSCNRSDTKGYQKAYTKRTEKSGGTIKMRGVCPSRLIVGLSETGEVTVTYQKTHFGHEEEVRAHHLTRTEKEEVVQKLKCGVTTDRILADARKPDKEKLERKHLLNRKDLDYLYRKHNIGKKRDENEMVAVTLKVEEWNTNGQNFAFFFKKPGEKHDLLKDDDFAIGFMNSTMRDKLLNFNNIICMDGTHCTNKKGMDLTIMLVKDDRNAGLPVAFFLSNRLDTQIQEIFLGALRKEIGQNLEPLYFMTDDDPKYYNAWVKTMGNTPRRLLCTWHVVKNWNIQGRAKIKDANMKKEMKGEMKKILNECNEERFKCLSREYFKKLEEANEVDFLKYLKRYYFIDEERIQMWAHCYRRNAGINTNMSVESLNNFLKSNQLKRRTKITIEKLLDTLEELVDIKMWHRILSIERPSAGNYQDRIVIKAHKKAEEMKNTTQIIKEAFGQFKVKSSKGNQFYEVMYNEICESECRTLFCRVCKVCVHRYRCECPEYAVRNTMCKHIHMVCMYEERVGTNYVTDSVVEMLKEQPSQIKNYHQEEIKKFVEEKIATEDLSIDKETKRNIEDENLMHFLKGLDQEAHERVMRKINIIMKEEQKTNTPASTKRKMEKQDYYPAKR; translated from the exons ATGGATTTATCGCAGGCTTCCAcatctcaaaaacaaactcCAGAAAATGTCGATGGGAGAAGATGTCCACGGTGTGGCAAACGGTTTGCTACAATTTCATCGATGAATAGGCACGTTAGAATAATCCACCAGGAAGCAGCAGCtatggagaaaaaaaaaattcatgtgTTATGTCCAAGTGTAGATTGTAGGGAACTTATGTTCCAGACTTTCAATGATTTAAGCAAGCACATCGAAGAGTTTCACAAGGTATGTTTACAAAAGTTAGTGTTTTCTTTTTCCAGCCAGCAACAATATGAAGAGTGGGTGAAATTGGAGAAGATTGACAGCAATTATGCATTGATCAGGACAAGACATGAACaacattacaaacaaaaggAGTACAGTTGCAACAGAAGTGATACGAAAG GATATCAAAAAGCCTACACCAAAAGAACAGAAAAATCAGGAGGTACAATTAAGATGCGTGGTGTTTGCCCTTCAAGATTAATAGTGGGATTGTCAGAAACTG GTGAAGTTACAGTGACTTACCAAAAAACACATTTCGGCCATGAAGAAGAAGTACGGGCTCATCATTTAACACGAACAGAAAAAGAAGAGGTTGTGCAGAAGTTGAAATGTGGTGTTACAACTGACAGGATTTTGGCAGATGCAAGGAAACCAGACAAGGAAAAACTTGAGAGAAAACATTTGCTAAACAGGAAGGACTTGGATTATTTATACAGGAAGCACAATATTGGAAAGAAGAGGGATGAGAATGAAATGGTAGCAGTCACACTGAAGGTTGAAGAATGGAATACAAATGgtcaaaattttgctttttttttcaaaaaaccag GAGAGAAGCATGACTTATTAAAGGACGACGATTTTGCTATAGGTTTCATGAATTCTACAATGAGAGACAAACTATTAAACTTCAACAATATAATATGTATGGATGGGACACATTGCACAAACAAAAAAGGGATGGATTTGACAATAATGCTGGTGAAGGATGACAGAAATGCAGGATTGCCAGTGGCTTTCTTTTTATCGAACAGATTAGACACCCAAattcaagaaatttttttaggaGCACTCCGGAAAGAAATTGGACAGAACCTGGAACCACTATATTTTATGACAGATGATGATCCAAAATATTATAATGCATGGGTGAAGACAATGGGAAATACACCAAGAAGATTATTATGCACATGGCATGTGGTGAAGAATTGGAATATTCAGGGAAGAGCAAAAATTAAAGATGCTAACATGAAAAAGGAAATGAAAGGAGAAATGAAGAAGATTTTGAATGAATGTAACGAGGAGAGATTTAAATGCTTATCAagagaatattttaaaaaactagaAGAAGCTAATGAAGTGGATTTCTTGAAGTACTTAAAAAG ATACTACTTTATTGATGAGGAGAGAATTCAGATGTGGGCCCATTGTTATAGAAGAAATGCTGGAATTAATACGAACATGTCAGTGGAGagtttgaacaattttttgaagagcAATCAGCTAAAGAGGAGGACTAAAATCAcaattgaaaaacttttgGACACTTTGGAGGAGCTAGTTGACATCAAGATGTGGCACCGGATTTTGAGCATTGAGAGGCCAAGTGCAGGGAATTATCAAGATAGGATTGTTATCAAGGCGCATAAAAAGGCAGAAGAAATGAAGAACACTACACAGATAATTAAAGAAGCTTTTGGACAATTTAAGGTAAAGTCATCAAAAGGTAACCAATTTTATGAAGTGATGTACAATGAGATATGTGAAAGTGAGTGCAGGACCCTATTTTGTAGAGTGTGCAAGGTATGTGTGCATCGATACAGATGTGAATGCCCAGAGTATGCAGTGAGAAATACCATGTGCAAACACATACACATGGTATGTATGTATGAGGAGAGAGTGGGTACTAATTATGTTACAGATAGTGTTGTGGAGATGCTAAAGGAACAACcatcacaaattaaaaattatcaccaggaagaaattaaaaaatttgttgaagAAAAGATTGCTACTGAAGACCTATCCATTGATAAAGAAACAAAGAGAAACATCGAGGATGAAAATttaatgcattttttaaaaggaTTGGACCAAGAAGCCCACGAGAGAGTAAtgagaaaaattaatataataatgaAAGAAGAACAAAAGACCAACACTCCTGCATCGACTAAAAGGAAAATGGAGAAACAAGATTATTATCCTGCGAAACG ATAA
- the LOC138134874 gene encoding uncharacterized protein isoform X2: protein MDLSQASTSQKQTPENVDGRRCPRCGKRFATISSMNRHVRIIHQEAAAMEKKKIHVLCPSVDCRELMFQTFNDLSKHIEEFHKVCLQKLVFSFSSQQQYEEWVKLEKIDSNYALIRTRHEQHYKQKEYSCNRSDTKGYQKAYTKRTEKSGGTIKMRGVCPSRLIVGLSETGEVTVTYQKTHFGHEEEVRAHHLTRTEKEEVVQKLKCGVTTDRILADARKPDKEKLERKHLLNRKDLDYLYRKHNIGKKRDENEMVAVTLKVEEWNTNGQNFAFFFKKPGFMNSTMRDKLLNFNNIICMDGTHCTNKKGMDLTIMLVKDDRNAGLPVAFFLSNRLDTQIQEIFLGALRKEIGQNLEPLYFMTDDDPKYYNAWVKTMGNTPRRLLCTWHVVKNWNIQGRAKIKDANMKKEMKGEMKKILNECNEERFKCLSREYFKKLEEANEVDFLKYLKRYYFIDEERIQMWAHCYRRNAGINTNMSVESLNNFLKSNQLKRRTKITIEKLLDTLEELVDIKMWHRILSIERPSAGNYQDRIVIKAHKKAEEMKNTTQIIKEAFGQFKVKSSKGNQFYEVMYNEICESECRTLFCRVCKVCVHRYRCECPEYAVRNTMCKHIHMVCMYEERVGTNYVTDSVVEMLKEQPSQIKNYHQEEIKKFVEEKIATEDLSIDKETKRNIEDENLMHFLKGLDQEAHERVMRKINIIMKEEQKTNTPASTKRKMEKQDYYPAKR from the exons ATGGATTTATCGCAGGCTTCCAcatctcaaaaacaaactcCAGAAAATGTCGATGGGAGAAGATGTCCACGGTGTGGCAAACGGTTTGCTACAATTTCATCGATGAATAGGCACGTTAGAATAATCCACCAGGAAGCAGCAGCtatggagaaaaaaaaaattcatgtgTTATGTCCAAGTGTAGATTGTAGGGAACTTATGTTCCAGACTTTCAATGATTTAAGCAAGCACATCGAAGAGTTTCACAAGGTATGTTTACAAAAGTTAGTGTTTTCTTTTTCCAGCCAGCAACAATATGAAGAGTGGGTGAAATTGGAGAAGATTGACAGCAATTATGCATTGATCAGGACAAGACATGAACaacattacaaacaaaaggAGTACAGTTGCAACAGAAGTGATACGAAAG GATATCAAAAAGCCTACACCAAAAGAACAGAAAAATCAGGAGGTACAATTAAGATGCGTGGTGTTTGCCCTTCAAGATTAATAGTGGGATTGTCAGAAACTG GTGAAGTTACAGTGACTTACCAAAAAACACATTTCGGCCATGAAGAAGAAGTACGGGCTCATCATTTAACACGAACAGAAAAAGAAGAGGTTGTGCAGAAGTTGAAATGTGGTGTTACAACTGACAGGATTTTGGCAGATGCAAGGAAACCAGACAAGGAAAAACTTGAGAGAAAACATTTGCTAAACAGGAAGGACTTGGATTATTTATACAGGAAGCACAATATTGGAAAGAAGAGGGATGAGAATGAAATGGTAGCAGTCACACTGAAGGTTGAAGAATGGAATACAAATGgtcaaaattttgctttttttttcaaaaaaccag GTTTCATGAATTCTACAATGAGAGACAAACTATTAAACTTCAACAATATAATATGTATGGATGGGACACATTGCACAAACAAAAAAGGGATGGATTTGACAATAATGCTGGTGAAGGATGACAGAAATGCAGGATTGCCAGTGGCTTTCTTTTTATCGAACAGATTAGACACCCAAattcaagaaatttttttaggaGCACTCCGGAAAGAAATTGGACAGAACCTGGAACCACTATATTTTATGACAGATGATGATCCAAAATATTATAATGCATGGGTGAAGACAATGGGAAATACACCAAGAAGATTATTATGCACATGGCATGTGGTGAAGAATTGGAATATTCAGGGAAGAGCAAAAATTAAAGATGCTAACATGAAAAAGGAAATGAAAGGAGAAATGAAGAAGATTTTGAATGAATGTAACGAGGAGAGATTTAAATGCTTATCAagagaatattttaaaaaactagaAGAAGCTAATGAAGTGGATTTCTTGAAGTACTTAAAAAG ATACTACTTTATTGATGAGGAGAGAATTCAGATGTGGGCCCATTGTTATAGAAGAAATGCTGGAATTAATACGAACATGTCAGTGGAGagtttgaacaattttttgaagagcAATCAGCTAAAGAGGAGGACTAAAATCAcaattgaaaaacttttgGACACTTTGGAGGAGCTAGTTGACATCAAGATGTGGCACCGGATTTTGAGCATTGAGAGGCCAAGTGCAGGGAATTATCAAGATAGGATTGTTATCAAGGCGCATAAAAAGGCAGAAGAAATGAAGAACACTACACAGATAATTAAAGAAGCTTTTGGACAATTTAAGGTAAAGTCATCAAAAGGTAACCAATTTTATGAAGTGATGTACAATGAGATATGTGAAAGTGAGTGCAGGACCCTATTTTGTAGAGTGTGCAAGGTATGTGTGCATCGATACAGATGTGAATGCCCAGAGTATGCAGTGAGAAATACCATGTGCAAACACATACACATGGTATGTATGTATGAGGAGAGAGTGGGTACTAATTATGTTACAGATAGTGTTGTGGAGATGCTAAAGGAACAACcatcacaaattaaaaattatcaccaggaagaaattaaaaaatttgttgaagAAAAGATTGCTACTGAAGACCTATCCATTGATAAAGAAACAAAGAGAAACATCGAGGATGAAAATttaatgcattttttaaaaggaTTGGACCAAGAAGCCCACGAGAGAGTAAtgagaaaaattaatataataatgaAAGAAGAACAAAAGACCAACACTCCTGCATCGACTAAAAGGAAAATGGAGAAACAAGATTATTATCCTGCGAAACG ATAA
- the LOC138134874 gene encoding uncharacterized protein isoform X3 — MDLSQASTSQKQTPENVDGRRCPRCGKRFATISSMNRHVRIIHQEAAAMEKKKIHVLCPSVDCRELMFQTFNDLSKHIEEFHKVCLQKLVFSFSSQQQYEEWVKLEKIDSNYALIRTRHEQHYKQKEYSCNRSDTKGYQKAYTKRTEKSGGTIKMRGVCPSRLIVGLSETGEVTVTYQKTHFGHEEEVRAHHLTRTEKEEVVQKLKCGVTTDRILADARKPDKEKLERKHLLNRKDLDYLYRKHNIGKKRDENEMVAVTLKVEEWNTNGQNFAFFFKKPGEKHDLLKDDDFAIGFMNSTMRDKLLNFNNIICMDGTHCTNKKGMDLTIMLVKDDRNAGLPVAFFLSNRLDTQIQEIFLGALRKEIGQNLEPLYFMTDDDPKYYNAWVKTMGNTPRRLLCTWHVVKNWNIQGRAKIKDANMKKEMKGEMKKILNECNEERFKCLSREYFKKLEEANEVDFLKYLKRYYFIDEERIQMWAHCYRRNAGINTNMSVESLNNFLKSNQLKRRTKITIEKLLDTLEELVDIKMWHRILSIERPSAGNYQDRIVIKAHKKAEEMKNTTQIIKEAFGQFKSVQGMCASIQM; from the exons ATGGATTTATCGCAGGCTTCCAcatctcaaaaacaaactcCAGAAAATGTCGATGGGAGAAGATGTCCACGGTGTGGCAAACGGTTTGCTACAATTTCATCGATGAATAGGCACGTTAGAATAATCCACCAGGAAGCAGCAGCtatggagaaaaaaaaaattcatgtgTTATGTCCAAGTGTAGATTGTAGGGAACTTATGTTCCAGACTTTCAATGATTTAAGCAAGCACATCGAAGAGTTTCACAAGGTATGTTTACAAAAGTTAGTGTTTTCTTTTTCCAGCCAGCAACAATATGAAGAGTGGGTGAAATTGGAGAAGATTGACAGCAATTATGCATTGATCAGGACAAGACATGAACaacattacaaacaaaaggAGTACAGTTGCAACAGAAGTGATACGAAAG GATATCAAAAAGCCTACACCAAAAGAACAGAAAAATCAGGAGGTACAATTAAGATGCGTGGTGTTTGCCCTTCAAGATTAATAGTGGGATTGTCAGAAACTG GTGAAGTTACAGTGACTTACCAAAAAACACATTTCGGCCATGAAGAAGAAGTACGGGCTCATCATTTAACACGAACAGAAAAAGAAGAGGTTGTGCAGAAGTTGAAATGTGGTGTTACAACTGACAGGATTTTGGCAGATGCAAGGAAACCAGACAAGGAAAAACTTGAGAGAAAACATTTGCTAAACAGGAAGGACTTGGATTATTTATACAGGAAGCACAATATTGGAAAGAAGAGGGATGAGAATGAAATGGTAGCAGTCACACTGAAGGTTGAAGAATGGAATACAAATGgtcaaaattttgctttttttttcaaaaaaccag GAGAGAAGCATGACTTATTAAAGGACGACGATTTTGCTATAGGTTTCATGAATTCTACAATGAGAGACAAACTATTAAACTTCAACAATATAATATGTATGGATGGGACACATTGCACAAACAAAAAAGGGATGGATTTGACAATAATGCTGGTGAAGGATGACAGAAATGCAGGATTGCCAGTGGCTTTCTTTTTATCGAACAGATTAGACACCCAAattcaagaaatttttttaggaGCACTCCGGAAAGAAATTGGACAGAACCTGGAACCACTATATTTTATGACAGATGATGATCCAAAATATTATAATGCATGGGTGAAGACAATGGGAAATACACCAAGAAGATTATTATGCACATGGCATGTGGTGAAGAATTGGAATATTCAGGGAAGAGCAAAAATTAAAGATGCTAACATGAAAAAGGAAATGAAAGGAGAAATGAAGAAGATTTTGAATGAATGTAACGAGGAGAGATTTAAATGCTTATCAagagaatattttaaaaaactagaAGAAGCTAATGAAGTGGATTTCTTGAAGTACTTAAAAAG ATACTACTTTATTGATGAGGAGAGAATTCAGATGTGGGCCCATTGTTATAGAAGAAATGCTGGAATTAATACGAACATGTCAGTGGAGagtttgaacaattttttgaagagcAATCAGCTAAAGAGGAGGACTAAAATCAcaattgaaaaacttttgGACACTTTGGAGGAGCTAGTTGACATCAAGATGTGGCACCGGATTTTGAGCATTGAGAGGCCAAGTGCAGGGAATTATCAAGATAGGATTGTTATCAAGGCGCATAAAAAGGCAGAAGAAATGAAGAACACTACACAGATAATTAAAGAAGCTTTTGGACAATTTAAG AGTGTGCAAGGTATGTGTGCATCGATACAGATGTGA